Proteins found in one Nostoc sp. NIES-3756 genomic segment:
- a CDS encoding aspartoacylase — protein sequence MQKINRIAIVGGTHGNEFTGAFLVKKFEKYPNLVQKSNFETLTILGNPQAFNAGRRYIEKDLNRCFLHENLQNSNLTSYEDIRAKEIAKILKEDNQTNVDLIIDLHSTTANMGLSIILGNQHPFLLRLSTYLSAINPLVKVCYTIPENGSNFLRSLSELGFVIEVGAVAQGVLNADLFQKTEQLIYTILDYLEKHNHGKIAEINQPLTLYKFISTVDYPRNENGEIQAMIHPDLQFRDYEPLNPGDPLFLTLDGKAIAYEGTSTVYPIFINEAAYYEKGIAMLFTEKQILSI from the coding sequence ATGCAGAAAATTAATCGTATTGCTATTGTTGGTGGTACTCACGGAAATGAATTTACAGGTGCATTCCTAGTTAAAAAGTTTGAAAAATATCCTAACTTAGTGCAGAAATCTAACTTTGAAACTCTCACTATATTAGGTAATCCTCAAGCCTTTAATGCAGGTAGACGTTACATTGAAAAAGACTTAAATAGATGTTTTTTACATGAAAATTTGCAAAATTCAAATCTTACCAGTTATGAAGATATAAGGGCGAAAGAAATAGCAAAAATTCTCAAAGAAGATAATCAAACAAATGTAGATTTAATTATTGATTTGCATAGTACAACAGCAAATATGGGCTTGAGTATTATTTTAGGAAATCAACACCCATTCTTATTAAGATTATCTACTTATTTAAGTGCAATTAATCCTTTAGTAAAAGTTTGTTATACTATCCCAGAAAATGGAAGTAATTTTCTACGTTCCTTGAGTGAACTAGGCTTTGTCATTGAGGTGGGTGCTGTTGCTCAAGGTGTGTTAAACGCAGACTTATTCCAAAAAACAGAGCAACTAATTTATACAATTCTAGATTATTTAGAAAAACATAATCACGGCAAGATTGCAGAAATCAATCAGCCACTAACACTATATAAATTTATAAGCACTGTAGATTACCCTAGAAACGAAAATGGTGAAATTCAGGCAATGATTCACCCCGATTTGCAATTTCGTGACTACGAACCGCTAAATCCTGGTGATCCACTATTTTTAACATTAGATGGTAAAGCGATCGCCTATGAAGGCACATCAACAGTTTATCCAATTTTCATTAACGAAGCCGCTTATTACGAAAAAGGAATTGCTATGTTATTCACCGAAAAGCAAATCCTCAGCATTTAA
- a CDS encoding FecR family protein, whose product MILVSSPQVNANTPLTRAEIQSLRNFVQLVLRNSQNKRPAKPADAIIPGDGLATGRASLADLRFNDGSLARIGEQAVFQFMPRTRNFRLSNGTVLLLIPPGRGQTRIQTPSATAAIRGSALFVRYDQKTDTTIVGALTNSGIAVSNKNASQTQPLQAGQLLVIVKGQFQGLYDFDLQNFYETSELTEGLDLTRQNPSATVDPAIASVQAEIIAALATQSPVTGQGVIENPAFLDITTTSPIITTEESEQVNSIPDDSLVNSLIETGEILFQNAQKPMPDIGSASNNPSNNPTVTPIPTNTNPGNENPVGNAGENPGNGNNLGGNSAGNPGNDKPVGNAGENPGNGNNSGGNSAGNPGNDKPVGNAGENPGNGNNSGGNSAGNPGNDKPVGNAGENPGNGNQGSNQNQGNDNQGSNQGGNGGSGSDNQGGNEGSGDNEVPPGP is encoded by the coding sequence ATGATACTAGTATCATCACCTCAGGTAAATGCCAATACCCCTTTAACTCGTGCTGAAATTCAAAGTCTTCGTAATTTCGTACAATTGGTTCTCCGGAATTCTCAGAATAAGCGTCCAGCAAAACCAGCAGATGCCATAATTCCAGGTGATGGCCTAGCAACTGGTCGAGCTTCTTTGGCAGATTTGCGTTTTAATGATGGCTCTTTAGCGCGGATTGGTGAACAAGCTGTTTTCCAGTTTATGCCAAGGACTCGAAATTTTAGATTGTCCAATGGAACAGTATTACTGCTAATACCGCCGGGGAGAGGGCAAACACGTATTCAAACACCAAGTGCAACAGCAGCCATTCGTGGCTCTGCATTATTTGTCCGTTATGACCAAAAAACTGATACTACAATTGTTGGGGCGTTAACAAATAGTGGCATAGCCGTTTCTAACAAAAACGCATCACAAACTCAGCCATTACAAGCAGGTCAACTTTTAGTTATAGTCAAAGGTCAATTTCAAGGTTTATACGATTTTGATCTACAAAATTTTTATGAAACCAGTGAGTTGACTGAAGGGTTAGATTTAACTAGACAAAATCCTTCGGCAACAGTAGATCCAGCTATTGCTAGTGTACAAGCAGAAATTATTGCCGCATTAGCAACACAGTCGCCAGTTACAGGTCAAGGGGTAATAGAAAACCCAGCTTTCCTAGACATAACTACCACTTCCCCCATCATCACAACTGAGGAATCTGAGCAAGTCAATTCCATACCAGATGATTCGCTGGTTAATTCTTTAATAGAAACAGGGGAAATTCTGTTTCAGAATGCACAGAAACCAATGCCCGACATAGGCAGTGCAAGTAACAATCCCAGTAATAACCCAACAGTTACTCCGATTCCAACAAATACTAATCCAGGTAACGAAAACCCAGTTGGAAATGCTGGCGAAAATCCTGGTAACGGGAACAACTTAGGAGGAAATTCTGCTGGGAATCCAGGTAATGACAAACCAGTTGGTAATGCTGGCGAAAATCCTGGTAACGGGAACAACTCAGGAGGAAATTCTGCTGGGAATCCAGGTAATGACAAACCAGTTGGTAATGCTGGCGAAAACCCGGGTAACGGGAACAATTCAGGAGGAAATTCTGCTGGGAATCCAGGTAATGACAAACCAGTTGGTAATGCTGGTGAAAACCCTGGTAACGGTAATCAAGGTAGTAATCAAAATCAGGGTAACGACAATCAAGGTAGTAACCAAGGGGGTAACGGAGGTTCCGGTAGTGATAACCAAGGGGGTAACGAAGGTTCTGGTGACAATGAAGTACCTCCAGGCCCTTAA
- a CDS encoding P-II family nitrogen regulator codes for MKKVEAIIRPFKLDEVKIALVNAGIVGMTVSEVRGFGRQKGQTERYRGSEYTVEFLQKLKVEIVVEDNQVDMVVDKIIAAARTGEIGDGKIFISPVEQVVRIRTGEKNTEAV; via the coding sequence GTGAAAAAAGTAGAAGCAATTATCCGCCCATTTAAGTTAGATGAGGTGAAAATCGCTTTAGTCAATGCGGGTATTGTAGGTATGACTGTTTCTGAAGTCCGGGGTTTTGGACGGCAGAAAGGACAAACAGAACGCTATCGCGGTTCTGAGTACACCGTCGAGTTTCTCCAAAAACTCAAGGTGGAAATTGTGGTAGAAGATAACCAAGTTGATATGGTCGTTGACAAAATTATTGCGGCTGCCCGTACAGGCGAAATCGGCGATGGTAAAATCTTCATCTCACCCGTAGAACAAGTTGTTCGGATTCGTACTGGAGAAAAGAATACCGAAGCAGTCTAA
- a CDS encoding succinate--CoA ligase subunit alpha, with protein MNLTPDSKVIIQGFGEFISASHIAQMKAYGTNLVAGVQPGCGGQELYNLPVFDLVEEVVGQFGNIDTTIICVHPYQVLDAALEAIASHIRQIIIISAGVPPLDMVQLLRKAEACETLVVGPNSPGIIVPGKILLGTQPSEFYTPGVIGIVSRSSTLTYEVARELTQAGLGQSISVSIGSDAIVGSSFLQWLQILDEDDNTEAIVLVGQPGGGSEEAAARYIAEAIDKPVIAYIAGREAPPGKTWRQTGTLATVVGRPPNFGTAQSKITAFEAAEVPVAERPSLIPQLLRKALP; from the coding sequence ATGAATCTAACGCCAGATAGTAAAGTAATTATTCAAGGCTTCGGTGAATTTATTTCAGCGAGTCATATTGCTCAGATGAAAGCTTATGGAACAAATTTAGTTGCTGGAGTTCAGCCTGGATGCGGGGGACAGGAACTTTATAATTTGCCAGTTTTTGATTTGGTAGAGGAGGTAGTAGGGCAATTTGGCAATATTGACACGACAATTATTTGTGTCCACCCTTACCAAGTTTTAGATGCAGCTTTAGAAGCGATCGCTTCTCATATCCGTCAAATTATCATTATTTCTGCTGGTGTGCCACCATTGGATATGGTGCAGTTACTCCGCAAGGCTGAAGCCTGTGAAACGCTGGTAGTCGGCCCCAACAGTCCAGGGATTATTGTTCCAGGTAAAATTCTGTTGGGTACTCAACCCAGTGAATTTTATACGCCAGGAGTAATAGGTATTGTCAGTCGTAGCAGTACCCTGACTTATGAAGTGGCGCGAGAATTAACGCAAGCTGGTTTGGGACAATCGATTAGTGTGAGTATTGGTAGTGATGCGATCGTTGGTTCATCGTTTTTGCAATGGTTGCAAATTCTTGATGAAGATGATAACACTGAGGCGATCGTTTTAGTTGGACAACCAGGTGGCGGTAGTGAAGAAGCAGCCGCGCGGTACATTGCGGAAGCAATTGATAAACCAGTCATAGCTTACATCGCTGGTAGAGAAGCACCTCCTGGAAAAACTTGGCGACAAACCGGGACTTTAGCCACTGTTGTTGGTCGCCCACCTAATTTTGGCACAGCTCAAAGCAAAATTACAGCTTTTGAAGCCGCAGAAGTTCCCGTGGCTGAACGTCCTTCTTTGATTCCTCAGTTGTTGAGGAAGGCGCTTCCCTGA
- a CDS encoding tRNA (5-methylaminomethyl-2-thiouridine)(34)-methyltransferase MnmD, giving the protein MSNENFIPQATADGSFTFFSQQFNEAFHSHFGAKQESFFKFVSPTQLEIVAHQPTLRLLDICYGLGYNTAAALETIWQVNPHCYVELIGLELNPSVPQAAINHHLFDNWNYEHTDILSQLAFEQEVQTERLQGKLLIGDARHSISKVHQLGFQADAIFLDPFSPPQCPQLWTVEFIKQVALCLHVDGLLATYSCAAAVRIALLTAGLQIGSTPPVGRRSPGTVAAHPQNSRFHIHSVLPPLSHAEKEHLLTRAAIPYRDPLLNDKAPVIVQRRQQEQQASSLEPTSRWRKRCIAQSVSSF; this is encoded by the coding sequence ATGTCAAATGAAAATTTTATTCCACAAGCCACAGCCGATGGTTCTTTTACCTTCTTTTCCCAACAATTTAATGAGGCTTTTCACAGCCATTTTGGAGCAAAGCAGGAAAGTTTTTTTAAGTTTGTTAGTCCTACTCAACTCGAGATAGTTGCTCACCAACCAACTTTGAGGTTATTAGATATTTGTTATGGTCTAGGATACAATACAGCCGCCGCTTTAGAAACAATTTGGCAAGTAAATCCTCATTGTTATGTCGAATTAATCGGTTTAGAGTTGAATCCCTCTGTACCACAAGCAGCGATAAATCATCATTTGTTCGACAACTGGAACTACGAACATACAGATATTTTGTCTCAGTTGGCTTTTGAGCAAGAGGTACAAACAGAACGCCTCCAAGGAAAACTTTTGATTGGAGATGCCAGACATTCCATTAGTAAAGTACATCAGTTAGGTTTTCAAGCTGATGCTATTTTTTTAGACCCCTTTTCACCACCTCAGTGTCCGCAATTATGGACTGTTGAATTTATTAAACAAGTAGCACTGTGCTTACACGTAGATGGTTTGTTAGCAACTTATTCTTGTGCGGCGGCTGTACGTATAGCACTTTTGACAGCCGGACTACAGATAGGTTCAACGCCACCAGTTGGTAGGCGATCGCCTGGAACAGTCGCAGCACATCCTCAAAACTCTAGATTCCATATCCATTCAGTACTTCCTCCTCTTTCTCACGCTGAGAAGGAACACTTATTAACCCGTGCAGCCATTCCTTACCGCGATCCGTTGTTGAATGATAAGGCTCCTGTCATTGTGCAACGCCGCCAACAAGAGCAACAAGCGAGTTCATTAGAGCCTACATCTCGTTGGCGCAAACGTTGTATAGCTCAGTCAGTATCGAGTTTTTAG
- the thiD gene encoding bifunctional hydroxymethylpyrimidine kinase/phosphomethylpyrimidine kinase, which yields MNTETTSRVPVALTIAGSDSGGGAGVQADLRTFAFHCVHGTSAITCVTAQNTLGVARVDAMPPEAVAAQIQAVVEDIGVQAAKTGMLLNQEIIATVAQQVEALGIKNLVVDPVMVSRTGAQLIDEDAVKTLRQQLIPLAAIITPNKYEAQILSGFPINSLDDMRAAAQFIHRNLKVKAVLVKGGGMQGNARGVDIWFDGQNLETLTTQQVDTKNTHGTGCTLSAAIAANLAKGQDLRQAVKQAKQYVTTALTYSLNIGQGQGPVGHFFPLLN from the coding sequence ATGAATACCGAAACAACCTCCAGGGTTCCTGTTGCATTAACCATAGCTGGTTCAGATAGTGGTGGAGGTGCAGGAGTTCAAGCTGATTTACGCACCTTTGCCTTTCATTGTGTCCACGGTACTAGTGCTATCACCTGCGTTACGGCACAGAATACGCTAGGGGTAGCCAGAGTAGATGCTATGCCACCAGAGGCAGTTGCAGCCCAAATACAAGCCGTGGTTGAAGACATCGGTGTACAAGCGGCAAAAACAGGAATGTTACTCAACCAAGAGATAATTGCAACTGTAGCCCAACAAGTAGAGGCTTTAGGAATCAAAAACTTAGTGGTTGACCCGGTTATGGTTTCACGGACTGGCGCACAATTAATTGATGAGGATGCTGTAAAGACTCTGCGCCAACAACTGATTCCTTTAGCGGCTATTATTACACCCAATAAATACGAAGCCCAGATTTTAAGCGGTTTCCCAATCAACTCTTTAGATGATATGAGGGCGGCTGCTCAATTTATCCACCGTAATTTAAAAGTAAAGGCAGTGTTAGTCAAGGGTGGCGGGATGCAGGGAAACGCCCGTGGTGTTGATATCTGGTTTGATGGACAAAATTTAGAAACCCTGACAACCCAGCAAGTAGATACCAAAAATACTCATGGTACTGGCTGTACTTTATCAGCTGCGATCGCCGCTAATCTAGCCAAAGGTCAAGACCTACGCCAAGCAGTCAAACAAGCCAAGCAATACGTCACCACAGCCTTAACCTACTCCCTCAATATCGGTCAAGGACAAGGCCCCGTAGGGCATTTTTTCCCATTACTGAATTAG
- a CDS encoding succinate--CoA ligase subunit beta, with the protein MDLLEYQVKEWFGEIGIPVLPSQRIDHPTDLKRLKIRYPIVLKSQVHAGEREKVGGVRMVETTIDAIAAAQNIFNLSIWGELPEVLLAESKYDAQQEFYLAVVLDTAICRPVLLGSTEANIDLELADQKMQYVVVEQDFSPFYARRLALKMGLQGTLIQSVSTVLEKMYQLFVQKDLDLVEINPLGVNLAGEVMALNGKVRVNERSIGRHPEIAAMAEKTVNRREYRSTTNGRAGELKSLDKQGKIGILGNGTGSVMATYDLVVSSGGKPGISLNLRHAAITDPSPTTFYERLIKGLNTLAVDNNTQVILINLLGSVPQPEEAAQAIAQFILNNKSETQPLLAKSNGSKSRSQNLPPHLVIRLAGSELDAAKDVLTALQTHEDGLILVEDLDAAVAAAVRLTKSPAYKKVS; encoded by the coding sequence ATGGATTTATTAGAGTATCAAGTTAAAGAATGGTTTGGGGAAATAGGTATTCCTGTATTGCCATCTCAAAGAATTGACCATCCTACAGATTTAAAACGTCTGAAAATTCGCTACCCGATTGTGCTGAAATCTCAAGTTCACGCAGGGGAACGGGAGAAAGTCGGCGGGGTGAGAATGGTAGAAACCACTATTGATGCGATCGCCGCCGCGCAAAATATCTTTAATCTATCAATATGGGGCGAGTTACCAGAAGTTCTATTAGCAGAATCTAAGTATGATGCCCAGCAAGAATTTTATTTAGCTGTAGTTTTAGATACTGCAATTTGTCGTCCGGTGCTGTTAGGTTCCACGGAAGCAAATATTGATTTGGAATTAGCCGACCAAAAAATGCAGTATGTGGTTGTCGAACAAGACTTTTCACCTTTCTATGCTCGGAGACTGGCATTAAAAATGGGTCTGCAAGGTACGCTGATTCAATCAGTCAGTACGGTGTTAGAAAAAATGTATCAGTTATTTGTACAGAAAGACCTAGATTTAGTAGAAATTAATCCTCTGGGTGTTAACCTTGCTGGTGAAGTGATGGCGCTCAATGGTAAAGTCAGAGTCAACGAACGTTCCATTGGTAGACATCCAGAAATTGCCGCAATGGCAGAAAAAACAGTTAATCGCCGTGAGTACAGAAGTACAACTAATGGGCGTGCGGGTGAGTTGAAGAGTTTAGATAAGCAAGGTAAAATCGGCATTTTAGGTAATGGTACTGGTTCGGTTATGGCGACCTATGATTTAGTTGTGAGTAGTGGCGGTAAACCAGGAATTTCCCTCAATTTACGCCATGCAGCAATTACCGATCCTTCTCCAACCACATTTTATGAGCGCCTGATCAAAGGACTAAATACCTTAGCTGTTGACAACAACACTCAGGTGATATTAATTAATCTGCTAGGAAGTGTTCCCCAACCAGAAGAAGCAGCACAAGCGATCGCCCAATTTATTTTAAATAATAAAAGTGAAACTCAGCCATTACTGGCCAAGTCCAACGGTAGCAAAAGCCGTAGTCAAAATCTCCCACCCCACTTAGTCATCCGTCTAGCGGGTTCAGAACTGGATGCAGCTAAAGATGTTTTAACTGCCTTACAAACTCATGAAGATGGATTGATATTAGTAGAAGATTTAGACGCAGCAGTAGCAGCCGCAGTCCGTTTAACTAAATCACCAGCTTATAAAAAAGTTTCTTGA
- the glmU gene encoding bifunctional UDP-N-acetylglucosamine diphosphorylase/glucosamine-1-phosphate N-acetyltransferase GlmU: MVVVAILAAGRGTRMKSDLPKVLHSLGGQSIVEKVIASVDPLSPSRRLVIVGYQAEQVKSGLQSPSLEFVEQTVQLGTGHAIQQLLPHLEGYTGDLLVLNGDVPLLRTQTLEQLLKTHQKYQNAATILTAHIPNPKGYGRVFCNGDNIVQQIVEHKDCSTAQRQNHRINAGIYCFRWENLAKVLPYLQANNAQKEYYLTDAVTQVGQVMAVDVEDYQEILGINDRLQLATAYDILQRRVKEQWMMAGVTLIDPNSITIDDTVELEPDVIIEPQTHLRGNTVIKTGSRIGPGSFIENSQLGANVTVQYSVVTDSAIQDGARIGPYAHLRGHAQVGANCRIGNFVELKNTELGDRTNVAHLSYLGDTTAGTQVNIGAGTITANYDGVKKHRTKIGDRTKTGSNSVLVAPVTLGNDVYVAAGSTVTEDVPNDSLVIARTRQVVKPGWRKKSAES; the protein is encoded by the coding sequence ATGGTAGTCGTAGCAATACTAGCAGCAGGACGCGGCACAAGAATGAAATCGGACTTACCCAAGGTATTACACTCTTTGGGTGGGCAATCAATAGTCGAAAAAGTTATTGCCAGTGTAGATCCGCTTTCACCTTCACGACGGCTTGTCATTGTCGGGTATCAGGCTGAACAAGTTAAATCAGGTCTCCAGTCTCCTAGTTTGGAGTTTGTGGAACAAACTGTGCAATTAGGAACAGGTCACGCCATCCAACAATTACTCCCCCACCTTGAGGGTTATACCGGGGACTTGCTAGTACTGAATGGTGATGTGCCACTGTTACGCACTCAAACCTTAGAACAGCTATTAAAAACACACCAAAAATATCAAAACGCTGCCACTATTTTGACCGCCCACATACCCAACCCCAAGGGCTATGGACGGGTTTTTTGTAACGGTGACAATATTGTGCAGCAAATTGTTGAACATAAAGATTGTTCCACTGCCCAAAGGCAAAATCACCGTATTAATGCCGGAATTTATTGCTTCCGTTGGGAAAATTTGGCAAAAGTGCTGCCTTATTTGCAAGCGAACAATGCTCAAAAAGAATATTACCTTACAGATGCTGTTACCCAGGTTGGTCAGGTAATGGCAGTAGATGTAGAGGATTATCAAGAAATACTAGGTATCAACGATCGCCTGCAACTAGCCACAGCTTACGATATTTTGCAAAGGCGAGTCAAAGAACAATGGATGATGGCTGGTGTGACTCTTATAGACCCTAACAGCATCACAATTGATGACACCGTAGAATTAGAACCTGATGTAATTATTGAGCCGCAAACTCATTTGCGGGGCAATACAGTAATTAAAACAGGAAGCCGAATTGGGCCGGGCAGTTTCATTGAGAATAGCCAGTTAGGGGCCAATGTTACAGTCCAGTATTCAGTGGTGACTGATAGCGCCATCCAAGATGGTGCGAGAATTGGCCCCTATGCACATCTGCGTGGTCATGCCCAAGTTGGTGCTAATTGCCGTATTGGGAATTTTGTTGAGTTGAAGAACACCGAGTTAGGCGATCGCACAAACGTCGCTCATTTATCTTATTTAGGTGATACCACTGCGGGAACTCAGGTGAATATTGGTGCGGGAACAATTACCGCCAATTATGACGGCGTGAAAAAACATCGGACTAAAATTGGCGATCGCACTAAAACTGGTTCAAATAGTGTGTTAGTTGCCCCAGTGACTTTGGGTAATGATGTTTATGTAGCAGCAGGTTCCACTGTTACAGAAGATGTCCCTAATGATTCCTTAGTAATTGCCCGGACTCGCCAAGTAGTAAAACCGGGATGGCGCAAGAAAAGCGCAGAATCTTGA
- a CDS encoding sulfurtransferase has translation MADIQFVVSPNWLLQHLQDPQVIIVDCRFSLAEPQLGQQQYKLSHIQGAYYLDLNLDLSSPVGEHGGRHPLPNADDIAKKLAAIGVEFQKTLVVAYDDSRFAFASRLWWLLRYLGHEQVAVLDGGFSQWQQAGYPISDIIPQFKTANFVPQIQPQLLVDITDVKTRKDLPSVVLVDSRESDRYRGEREPIDKIAGHIPGAVNYPWMEVTDAKGYLISPTENSQRWQNIATAEEILVYCGSGVTACVNLLSLELAGIHTGKLYAGSWSDWISY, from the coding sequence ATGGCTGATATTCAATTTGTAGTTTCGCCAAACTGGTTATTACAACATCTTCAAGATCCGCAAGTTATCATTGTCGATTGTCGCTTTTCTTTAGCCGAGCCACAGTTAGGACAACAACAATACAAACTAAGTCATATACAGGGAGCTTATTATTTAGATTTAAACTTGGATCTTTCTAGTCCTGTGGGTGAACATGGGGGAAGACATCCTTTACCTAACGCTGATGACATAGCTAAAAAGTTAGCAGCTATTGGGGTAGAGTTCCAAAAAACTTTGGTTGTTGCTTATGATGACTCTCGCTTTGCTTTTGCATCTCGTCTTTGGTGGTTACTACGCTATTTAGGACATGAACAAGTAGCGGTGCTAGATGGAGGTTTTAGCCAATGGCAACAAGCAGGCTATCCTATTAGTGATATTATTCCTCAATTTAAAACAGCTAACTTTGTTCCGCAAATACAGCCACAACTTTTGGTAGATATTACAGATGTCAAAACTCGTAAAGATTTACCGTCAGTAGTTTTGGTAGACTCAAGAGAGAGCGATCGCTACCGAGGAGAACGAGAACCTATTGATAAAATCGCTGGTCATATTCCTGGTGCAGTTAATTATCCTTGGATGGAAGTAACAGATGCAAAAGGCTACTTAATTTCACCTACAGAAAATAGTCAAAGATGGCAAAATATAGCTACAGCCGAAGAAATTTTAGTTTACTGTGGCTCTGGTGTTACAGCTTGTGTGAATTTACTCTCTTTGGAGTTAGCAGGTATTCATACAGGTAAACTTTATGCAGGTAGTTGGAGTGATTGGATTAGTTATTAG
- a CDS encoding response regulator — MIKRSGDYTGSTEHDFSGSDPPKKRDDIDYNQVLELDGTKDIALGLSKEEFLVTESKKATAWLKPGMNCVYDSLISRTVQTQISQVNGFDAESPKILVVDDHSVSRMTAVTLLGMEGYAVIEADGGIAAIEMVRQQQPDLILLDVMMPGMDGFEVCRILKRDEHTRLIPVIFITALNDRRSRIRGIEVGADDFLSKPFDRVELTARVKSLVQQKLLNEDLDHAAQVLFSIASAIESRDPNTGDHCDRLVRLGKAFGEYLNLSRYQIRDLMWGGYLHDIGKVGIPDAVLLKTGKLTPEEWLTMKQHVLIGEKICQPLRSMQGVIPIIRHHHERWDGSGYPDGLQGDKIPQIVQIFQIIDIYDALTSERPYKKAFTTEEALSIMLEETASGWRNPTLMKQFAKFIILHQQGLESHEC, encoded by the coding sequence GTGATTAAAAGGAGTGGCGACTATACAGGCTCTACTGAACATGACTTTAGTGGGTCAGACCCCCCAAAGAAAAGAGATGATATTGATTATAATCAAGTTCTGGAATTAGATGGCACTAAAGATATTGCCTTGGGCTTGTCTAAAGAAGAGTTTTTGGTTACGGAAAGCAAAAAGGCTACTGCTTGGCTAAAACCCGGTATGAATTGTGTTTACGACTCTTTAATCTCTCGAACAGTACAAACCCAAATTTCTCAAGTGAATGGCTTTGATGCAGAATCGCCGAAAATTTTAGTAGTGGATGATCACAGCGTTAGTCGAATGACTGCCGTTACCCTTTTGGGTATGGAAGGCTATGCAGTAATTGAGGCTGATGGTGGTATTGCGGCGATAGAAATGGTGAGACAGCAACAGCCTGATCTCATCTTGTTAGATGTAATGATGCCAGGAATGGACGGGTTTGAAGTGTGTCGAATACTCAAGCGAGATGAACATACTCGATTAATACCCGTAATTTTTATTACAGCTTTAAATGATAGGCGATCGCGTATTCGTGGTATCGAAGTAGGGGCAGACGATTTTTTAAGCAAACCTTTTGACCGGGTAGAATTAACAGCGCGTGTTAAATCTTTGGTACAGCAGAAACTATTAAACGAAGATTTAGACCACGCAGCACAAGTGCTATTTTCCATAGCTAGTGCCATCGAAAGCCGTGATCCGAATACCGGCGACCATTGCGATCGCTTAGTTAGGTTAGGAAAAGCCTTTGGTGAGTACCTCAATCTCTCACGCTACCAAATTCGGGATTTGATGTGGGGTGGTTATCTTCACGATATTGGTAAGGTAGGGATTCCTGATGCAGTGCTATTGAAAACAGGCAAACTCACCCCCGAAGAATGGCTAACTATGAAGCAACACGTTCTAATTGGGGAAAAAATTTGCCAACCTCTACGGAGTATGCAGGGTGTGATACCCATCATTCGCCATCACCACGAACGCTGGGATGGTTCAGGTTATCCCGATGGACTCCAAGGGGATAAAATTCCTCAAATAGTCCAAATATTTCAGATTATTGATATCTATGACGCATTAACAAGCGAACGCCCTTATAAAAAAGCCTTTACCACAGAAGAAGCATTGTCTATCATGCTTGAAGAAACAGCATCCGGCTGGCGTAACCCCACACTTATGAAGCAGTTTGCTAAGTTTATTATTTTGCATCAGCAGGGGTTGGAGAGTCATGAGTGCTGA